One Myxococcota bacterium DNA segment encodes these proteins:
- a CDS encoding MerR family transcriptional regulator, with protein sequence MEYLVEALASSTGVGVDTIRFYQGRGLLDPPIRRGRVAYYGEPHVERLRRIRDLQGQGFSLDQIQKVLASEQGEERTLLQALVDARVGNRTWTLPELAAESGVPEVLLRAAIQTGLLEPLDTDGEPRFSEADVEIARVGMDLLKAGFPLHLLLQQATAHNRNIRETCDAAIGLFDDHIRKGGETAGDLHAITDQFQQLLPMVTRLVAMHFQRTLVTRALQRLDGSEERDALEAALEALDQARLEVEVAWR encoded by the coding sequence GGACACGATCCGCTTCTATCAGGGTCGCGGCCTGCTCGATCCGCCCATCCGCCGCGGTCGGGTCGCCTACTACGGCGAACCCCACGTGGAGCGGCTGCGGCGCATCCGGGATCTGCAGGGACAGGGGTTCAGTCTCGACCAGATCCAGAAGGTGCTCGCGTCCGAGCAGGGGGAAGAGCGCACCCTGCTCCAGGCCCTCGTGGATGCCCGCGTCGGCAATCGCACCTGGACCCTCCCGGAACTCGCGGCCGAGTCGGGTGTGCCCGAGGTGCTGCTGCGCGCCGCGATCCAGACGGGGCTGCTCGAGCCCCTCGATACCGACGGCGAGCCCCGCTTCAGCGAAGCCGATGTCGAGATCGCGCGCGTCGGGATGGATCTCCTGAAGGCGGGCTTTCCGCTGCACCTGCTCTTGCAGCAGGCCACCGCCCACAACCGGAACATCCGCGAGACCTGCGACGCCGCGATCGGGCTCTTCGACGACCACATTCGCAAGGGCGGCGAGACCGCCGGCGACCTTCACGCCATCACCGACCAGTTCCAGCAGCTGCTGCCGATGGTGACGCGGTTGGTGGCGATGCACTTCCAGCGCACGCTCGTGACGCGCGCGCTGCAGCGTCTCGACGGCAGCGAGGAGCGCGACGCGCTCGAAGCCGCTCTGGAAGCCTTGGATCAAGCGCGCCTCGAAGTGGAGGTCGCATGGCGATAG